GCGCGAACGGGTTGAAGCTGGATTCCACCGCCATCACCGCCAGGATCATGGTCGGGTCGAGCTTGTTCCTGGATCCGAGGTCGAAGGCCTCGGCCACCAGGGCGCCGATGGGCTCTGGCGCCACGCTGTACTTGCGGCTGAGCCAGTAGGTGACGGCGGCCTGCGCCTTGGGCAGTTCCTTGGGGTTGGCGGCGGTGGCGCGTTCGACCGCGTCGAGCTCGATCGGCATGCCGAGCAGCGCCACGCGGCGTTCCTGCAGCCAGCCGCGCAGATGGTCTTCGCCGGCGTCCCGCAGGTCGGGTCGCGCGCCGAGGATCGCCACGGCCAGCACCATGAACAGGCCGAGCAGCGCGAAGCTGTTGTGGGTGATTTCGAAAAAGCCTTCTGCGATGTCGGATGCGACCGTTCGCAGTCCTGAAATCGTCTTTGCCAATGCGTTCATCGCAGTTTTTCCTTTTCTACGCGGGGACCACCGAGCCAAGCGCAGTCCCGGGGAAGCCGGGGCGCGGAGCAGGAATGGAGTGCCTCGTTTTGATCGGATAGCCGCCGGGTTCGCGCGGTCGCCTGACGTTCAGGGCGACGGATGAGGCAGCGAGCCGGGCTGTGCCGTGCGGGACGGCAGCGAGATGTAAGGCCTTCCCGAAGGGGAGGGCGGGGCGGATTCTAGGGGCTCGAAATATCAGGTCAAGCATATGAACCTCACTTCTTATGCCTATTGATGTCGATCGACAACGAAAACCCGGGCTTCGTGTACAGCCTAAGTCGGGGTTTGTCCGACGTGAAGGGGGTGGCGATAGCCTGCCCGGGCCGTTGTGCACTGTTCTCATTTCGGCGTTTGTGGTTACGCTTGGTTATGTCTCTGTCTTCCCGGCTACCTTGCCGCTCGATCCTGCGTGCTGCGGCGTGGATCCTGGGCGCACTCCTTTTCCTGCTCGCGCTGGCCTGGTTCGGCATACCGCCCCTTGCACGATCGCAGATCGAGGCGCGAGGCACCGAAAAGCTGGGCCGTGCGGTGACGGTGGAAGCCGTGCGCTTCGTGCCCTGGAAGCTGCAGACCACCCTCGACGGGCTGCAGGTGGCGGGTCTGCCCGGCCAAAGTGCGCCGCAGCTGCGCATCGACCGCGTGCAGTTCCGCACGGCGCTGTCGTCCTTGTGGGTGGGCGCGCCGGTCATCGAACAGTTGCGCGTCGACAAGCCACACGTGCGGCTGGCCCGGCTCGCGGGCGGGCGCTACGACATCGACGACCTGATCGAGCGTCTGGTCCAACCGGCCGAGCCGGCTTCGGCGCCGGCCCGCTTCGCCCTGCACGATCTGAAACTCGACGGCGGCTCCGCCGATTTCGACGACCGTGCCCTGTCCGGCGCGAAGGCGCTGCACACGCTGCGCAACCTGCAATTGGCGCTGCCCACCATCAGCAGCCTGCGTCCCGGCGACGAAACCGAGGTAGCACCGACGCTTTCGTTCGATCTGGATGACAGCCGTTTCGACAGCAAGGCCACCGCGCAGCCCTTCGCCGAGATGCGCAAGGGCGAGGTGACTCTGCAGGTGGACGGGCTGGAGCTGGCGCGCCTGCGCGATTACCTGCCGCCAAGCCTGCCCGCGAGCCCGCGCGGCGGCAAGCTGGACGCGCGGCTGACGCTGCGTTTCGCCCAGCAGGCCCGGCCGGCCGACGCGCTGCTGGATATATCAGGCGACCTGCGGCTGGAGCAGCTGGTGCTGGCCGCAGCGGACGACCGTGAAGTCTTCGGTGCGCAGGAATTGCGAATCGCCATCGGCCAGCTCGCGCCGCTGCGCCGGTCGGTGAAGCTGGACCGGATCGAGCTGGTCGGCCCGCGCCTGGACATCCGACGCGATGCC
The nucleotide sequence above comes from Xylophilus sp. GOD-11R. Encoded proteins:
- a CDS encoding lytic transglycosylase domain-containing protein codes for the protein MNALAKTISGLRTVASDIAEGFFEITHNSFALLGLFMVLAVAILGARPDLRDAGEDHLRGWLQERRVALLGMPIELDAVERATAANPKELPKAQAAVTYWLSRKYSVAPEPIGALVAEAFDLGSRNKLDPTMILAVMAVESSFNPFAQSPIGAQGLMQVMTTVHSDKYQNFGGHFAAFDPVTNLRVGVRVLQECIGRAGSLEGGLRYYVGAANIADGGYVAKVMAEHNRLLQVAAGRAVPTFTPPQAAPVPVVAPAKIIEAAPVAAPAADKVATLGAFDVAVSH